One Cellulomonas sp. NS3 genomic region harbors:
- a CDS encoding ABC transporter ATP-binding protein produces the protein MIEVRGLSVRFPRAEGPVLRGVDLDVAEGERVLLLGPSGSGKSTLLRVLAGIVPQTVDADVWGSVRVAGEPVVVDPALPGGAGSGHDPAVTDVPTLARRVATLTQNPADQLCLPTVRDEVAFALENRAVPAEEIGPRVHAALAAVGAGHLAGRRTSELSGGEGQRVALAAALVADPDVLLLDEPTALLDPVGARGVADAVRASGARTSVLIEHRLDELGELPGRLVVLDAHGGVRADGATAEVVLDEARALAAEGVWLPLAAELRAAGVTSLDALAPGAGPDAPGAGLPRTTAAPLLRGHALGVRRGERRVLDGVSLDVHAGRVTAVLGLNGSGKSTLLHALAGLLPGGPDSGTVTGARVGMVFQQPEHQLLARTVHAEIAYGPRRAHLPDVDERVERALREHVLDGLADHDPFRLSGGQQRRLSLAAMAVCDHEVLLADEPTFGQDRRTTRATARALTALAREGRGVVLVTHDLRLAGLVADEVLVLHAGRVLAHGPAAAVLADDDVLARAGLRLPPLLAAWRSTGLPLRPLLAALDARTAGSPAAQPERAA, from the coding sequence GTGATCGAGGTCCGCGGGCTCTCGGTGCGCTTCCCGCGCGCCGAGGGCCCGGTCCTGCGGGGCGTCGACCTCGACGTCGCCGAGGGCGAGCGGGTGCTCCTGCTCGGGCCGTCGGGCTCGGGCAAGAGCACGCTGCTGCGCGTGCTCGCGGGCATCGTGCCGCAGACCGTGGATGCCGACGTGTGGGGCTCGGTGCGCGTCGCGGGGGAACCGGTGGTCGTCGACCCGGCGCTCCCGGGCGGCGCCGGGTCCGGGCACGATCCCGCGGTGACGGACGTCCCGACGCTCGCCCGGCGGGTCGCGACGCTGACCCAGAACCCGGCCGACCAGCTGTGCCTGCCGACGGTCCGGGACGAGGTCGCGTTCGCGCTCGAGAACCGCGCCGTCCCGGCCGAGGAGATTGGCCCGCGCGTGCACGCCGCCCTGGCGGCCGTCGGAGCCGGGCACCTCGCGGGCCGGCGCACGAGCGAGCTCTCGGGCGGCGAGGGCCAGCGGGTCGCGCTCGCGGCGGCGCTCGTCGCGGACCCGGACGTGCTCCTGCTCGACGAGCCGACGGCGCTGCTCGACCCGGTCGGCGCGCGCGGCGTCGCGGACGCGGTGCGCGCGTCCGGGGCCCGCACCTCGGTGCTCATCGAGCACCGCCTCGACGAGCTCGGCGAGCTCCCCGGCCGGCTCGTGGTGCTCGACGCGCACGGCGGCGTGCGGGCCGACGGCGCGACCGCCGAGGTCGTGCTCGACGAGGCACGCGCGCTCGCCGCGGAGGGCGTCTGGCTGCCGCTCGCGGCCGAGCTGCGCGCCGCGGGCGTCACCTCGCTCGACGCGCTCGCCCCCGGCGCCGGGCCGGACGCGCCCGGCGCCGGGCTCCCCCGGACCACCGCCGCCCCGCTGCTGCGCGGGCACGCGCTCGGCGTCCGCCGGGGCGAGCGCCGGGTGCTCGACGGCGTCTCGCTCGACGTGCACGCCGGCCGCGTGACCGCGGTCCTCGGGCTCAACGGCTCGGGCAAGAGCACGCTCCTGCACGCGCTCGCCGGGCTGCTGCCCGGCGGACCCGACTCGGGCACGGTCACCGGCGCGCGCGTCGGGATGGTCTTCCAGCAGCCCGAGCACCAGCTGCTCGCCCGGACGGTGCACGCCGAGATCGCGTACGGCCCGCGCCGCGCCCACCTGCCCGACGTGGACGAGCGGGTCGAGCGCGCGCTGCGCGAGCACGTGCTCGACGGTCTGGCGGACCACGACCCGTTCCGGCTCTCGGGCGGTCAGCAGCGGCGGCTCTCGCTCGCCGCGATGGCGGTGTGCGACCACGAGGTCCTCCTCGCCGACGAGCCGACGTTCGGCCAGGACCGCCGCACGACGCGCGCGACCGCCCGGGCGCTGACCGCGCTCGCCCGCGAGGGCCGGGGCGTGGTGCTCGTGACGCACGACCTGCGGCTCGCCGGGCTCGTCGCCGACGAGGTCCTCGTGCTGCACGCCGGCCGGGTGCTCGCGCACGGGCCCGCCGCCGCGGTGCTCGCGGACGACGACGTGCTCGCGCGCGCGGGCCTGCGGCTGCCCCCGCTGCTCGCCGCGTGGCGCTCGACCGGTCTGCCGCTGCGGCCCCTGCTCGCGGCGCTCGACGCGCGGACGGCGGGCTCCCCCGCGGCGCAGCCGGAGCGTGCCGCGTGA
- a CDS encoding energy-coupling factor transporter transmembrane component T family protein has product MSGPGFGRPLAHDSVLHRRNPTVKLAVLLVVSTVVLAVVDPWTPLALWGIALVAVAWAGRVPWRLLARAQLLFGPFALSILAVNSVTRDGPVVGVLGPFEVTGPGLTIGLSLLVRTLLVGTLSVAFVLTTDGARLMTSLHQHARLGARPTYAVLAGYRMLEQLPERWTTIRLAQAAREPARGDRRGATPASGHRGRSRADGGRRLPASPRALARAAFTLLVVTLRQAERMAVAMETRGLGAGPRTVHAPVALDRRDAAFAAVTVGVCVAVIAAAARLGVLASWGSALA; this is encoded by the coding sequence GTGAGCGGCCCGGGGTTCGGCCGGCCGCTCGCGCACGACTCGGTGCTCCACCGGCGCAACCCGACCGTCAAGCTCGCGGTCCTGCTCGTCGTCTCGACGGTCGTGCTCGCGGTCGTCGACCCGTGGACGCCGCTCGCGCTGTGGGGGATCGCGCTCGTCGCGGTCGCGTGGGCCGGGCGCGTCCCGTGGCGGCTCCTCGCGCGTGCGCAGCTGCTGTTCGGGCCGTTCGCGCTGAGCATCCTCGCGGTGAACAGCGTGACACGCGACGGGCCGGTCGTCGGCGTGCTCGGGCCGTTCGAGGTCACCGGACCCGGGCTCACGATCGGGCTCTCGCTGCTGGTGCGCACGCTGCTCGTCGGGACGCTGTCCGTGGCGTTCGTGCTGACCACGGATGGTGCGCGCCTCATGACGAGCCTGCACCAGCACGCGCGGCTCGGTGCGCGACCGACCTACGCGGTCCTCGCGGGGTACCGGATGCTCGAGCAGCTCCCCGAGCGGTGGACGACGATCCGGCTCGCGCAGGCGGCGCGGGAGCCGGCGCGCGGGGACCGCCGCGGGGCGACGCCGGCCTCGGGTCACCGTGGTCGTTCCCGGGCCGACGGCGGACGGCGGCTGCCCGCCTCGCCCCGGGCGCTGGCCCGGGCGGCGTTCACGCTGCTCGTCGTGACGCTCCGCCAGGCCGAGCGGATGGCTGTCGCGATGGAGACCCGTGGGCTCGGCGCCGGGCCGCGCACGGTGCACGCCCCGGTCGCGCTCGACCGCCGGGACGCGGCGTTCGCCGCGGTGACGGTCGGTGTGTGCGTCGCGGTGATCGCGGCGGCCGCCCGGCTCGGTGTGCTCGCGTCGTGGGGCTCGGCGCTCGCCTGA
- a CDS encoding VOC family protein, whose protein sequence is MKAHTTQAAPGVLQSPTTESIAAGTGMDAVTLLVADLDLQTRYYRDGLALEVLEHPDARLLGTDRPDVVTLGRAGRPLVILRHTPDLPRAQRGSAGLFHTALLFDDRATLAATLASVAQHFPHTYTGSADHLVSLAFYLTDPEGNGVELYWDRSRSLWSYGPDGRVQMDSLRLDPNAFLRDHLDDAAAPATGGATVGHVHLQVGDVAAARGFYVDALGFDVMADWHGALFVSAGGYHHHLAMNTWNSAGAGPRASSLGLGEVAVVVPTADDVAALTSRLAFHDVAVRHDGATLRFEDPWRNAISVTTAA, encoded by the coding sequence ATGAAGGCGCACACCACGCAGGCCGCACCCGGCGTGCTGCAGTCCCCGACCACCGAGTCCATCGCCGCCGGCACGGGCATGGACGCCGTGACGCTGCTCGTCGCCGACCTCGACCTGCAGACGCGCTACTACCGCGACGGCCTCGCGCTCGAGGTCCTGGAGCACCCCGACGCGCGCCTGCTCGGCACCGACCGGCCCGACGTCGTGACGCTCGGCCGCGCCGGGCGCCCGCTCGTGATCCTGCGGCACACGCCGGATCTCCCGCGGGCCCAGCGCGGCTCCGCGGGCCTCTTCCACACGGCGCTGCTGTTCGACGACCGGGCCACGCTCGCCGCGACGCTCGCGTCCGTCGCCCAGCACTTCCCGCACACCTACACCGGCAGCGCCGACCACCTCGTCTCGCTCGCGTTCTACCTCACCGACCCCGAGGGGAACGGCGTCGAGCTCTACTGGGACCGCAGCCGCTCGCTGTGGTCGTACGGGCCGGACGGGCGCGTGCAGATGGACTCCCTGCGCCTCGACCCGAACGCCTTCCTGCGTGACCACCTCGACGACGCCGCGGCGCCGGCGACGGGCGGCGCGACGGTCGGGCACGTGCACCTCCAGGTCGGCGACGTCGCCGCCGCCCGCGGCTTCTACGTCGACGCGCTGGGCTTCGACGTCATGGCCGACTGGCACGGCGCGCTGTTCGTCTCGGCGGGCGGCTACCACCACCACCTCGCGATGAACACCTGGAACAGCGCGGGCGCGGGACCGCGCGCGTCGTCGCTGGGTCTCGGCGAGGTCGCCGTCGTCGTCCCGACCGCCGACGACGTCGCGGCGCTCACCTCGCGGCTCGCGTTCCACGACGTCGCGGTGCGGCACGACGGCGCGACGCTGCGCTTCGAGGACCCGTGGCGCAACGCGATCTCGGTGACGACGGCGGCCTGA
- a CDS encoding DUF2510 domain-containing protein produces the protein MDEHRPPPGKAAGWYTDPRGGTQQRWYDGERWTVATRPDPARTPEDPYADLERAPSSNYAAIAGLLLGLLSLGWNPFLAVGLAGFLASLLGRRRASAWVTEGYRPEGQRRASWGLALSAAGTVVTLLLEGVVR, from the coding sequence ATGGACGAGCACCGACCGCCGCCCGGGAAGGCCGCGGGCTGGTACACCGATCCCCGCGGCGGCACGCAGCAGCGCTGGTACGACGGCGAACGGTGGACGGTCGCGACCCGCCCCGACCCCGCACGCACGCCCGAGGACCCCTACGCCGACCTCGAGCGCGCGCCCAGCAGCAACTACGCGGCCATCGCGGGCCTCCTGCTCGGGCTGCTCTCGCTCGGCTGGAACCCGTTCCTGGCGGTCGGGCTCGCGGGCTTCCTCGCGAGCCTGCTCGGGCGCCGGCGCGCGAGCGCGTGGGTCACGGAGGGCTACCGGCCCGAGGGTCAGCGCCGCGCGTCGTGGGGGCTCGCGCTCTCGGCGGCCGGCACGGTCGTCACGCTGCTGCTCGAGGGCGTCGTCCGCTGA
- a CDS encoding SDR family oxidoreductase: protein MSDQTTPQNPTDQYDSAEHPAESIEHPGRTQDMPEKPDHGEESYRGSGRLEGKRAVITGGDSGIGRAVAIAFAREGADVLIAYLPDEEEDAQETVRWIEEAGRKAVTVPGDIRDEAHCQTIIDTAVSELGGLDILVNNAAYQMSQAKSLEEITTEQLDRVMKTNIYAMFWLSKAALPHLKPGSSIINTSSIQAYQPSPELLDYATTKAGIVNFTKGLAKYLADKGVRVNTVAPGPIWTPLIPATMPEEKVESFGQQTPMGRAGMPAELAPAFVFFASQESSYVTGERLGVTGGQPLA from the coding sequence ATGAGTGATCAGACGACACCTCAGAACCCCACGGACCAGTACGACTCGGCGGAGCACCCGGCTGAGTCGATCGAGCACCCTGGCCGCACCCAGGACATGCCCGAGAAGCCCGACCACGGTGAGGAGTCGTACCGGGGCAGCGGACGCCTCGAGGGCAAGCGCGCCGTGATCACCGGCGGCGACTCCGGGATCGGGCGCGCGGTGGCCATCGCGTTCGCACGGGAGGGCGCGGACGTCCTCATCGCGTACCTCCCCGACGAGGAGGAGGACGCCCAGGAGACCGTCCGCTGGATCGAGGAGGCCGGCCGCAAGGCCGTGACCGTCCCCGGTGACATCCGCGACGAGGCGCACTGCCAGACGATCATCGACACCGCCGTGAGCGAGCTCGGCGGGCTCGACATCCTCGTCAACAACGCGGCGTATCAGATGTCCCAGGCGAAGAGTCTCGAGGAGATCACGACCGAGCAGCTCGACCGCGTCATGAAGACGAACATCTACGCGATGTTCTGGCTCAGCAAGGCTGCCCTGCCGCACCTGAAGCCCGGGTCGAGCATCATCAACACGTCGTCCATCCAGGCGTACCAGCCGAGCCCCGAGCTGCTCGACTACGCGACGACCAAGGCGGGGATCGTCAACTTCACGAAGGGCCTCGCGAAGTACCTCGCCGACAAGGGCGTGCGCGTGAACACCGTGGCGCCCGGGCCGATCTGGACGCCGCTGATCCCGGCGACCATGCCCGAGGAGAAGGTCGAGAGCTTCGGACAGCAGACGCCCATGGGCCGCGCGGGCATGCCTGCGGAGCTCGCACCCGCGTTCGTGTTCTTCGCGTCGCAGGAGTCGAGCTACGTCACGGGCGAGCGCCTCGGCGTCACGGGCGGTCAGCCGCTCGCCTGA
- a CDS encoding cytochrome c oxidase assembly protein translates to MRCSSGHDHAPAPARGHDHVPGHGDHPGYGGDLVLDPAVVGPVVVGVLLVAYLVGAARLRAHGPRGWSGWRTAAFTAGALLAATALAPAADGVLGGGARGHMAQHLVLGMLAPLGLVLGAPVRLLLGAVPRARRPVARVLRLRAVHVVGHPVTAALLHVGGLWVLYLTPLYAWTLDVPAVHHLVQVHFVLAGYLFAWSLVGPDPAPGRPSLRVRAVVLVLAAAAHGILAKLLYAQAGTLPPGAAHPAAEAEQAAQWMYYGGDVAEVLLVVLLCSEWYRRGARAGTRPAGTASAVPGRVRSGTEAGAGLRRAADRP, encoded by the coding sequence ATGCGGTGCAGCAGCGGGCACGACCACGCGCCCGCACCCGCGCGCGGCCACGATCACGTACCCGGGCACGGCGATCACCCGGGGTACGGCGGGGACCTCGTGCTCGACCCTGCGGTCGTCGGGCCCGTCGTCGTCGGCGTGCTGCTCGTCGCGTACCTCGTGGGGGCGGCCCGGCTGCGGGCGCACGGCCCGCGCGGCTGGAGCGGGTGGCGGACCGCGGCGTTCACGGCCGGGGCGCTGCTGGCGGCGACCGCCCTCGCGCCCGCGGCCGACGGGGTCCTGGGGGGTGGTGCCCGCGGTCACATGGCCCAGCACCTCGTGCTCGGGATGCTGGCCCCGCTCGGCCTGGTGCTGGGTGCGCCCGTGCGCCTGCTGCTCGGGGCCGTCCCGCGGGCCCGGCGCCCGGTCGCGCGGGTGCTGCGCCTGCGCGCGGTCCACGTCGTCGGGCACCCGGTCACCGCGGCGCTGCTGCACGTCGGAGGGCTGTGGGTGCTGTACCTCACGCCGCTCTACGCCTGGACCCTCGACGTCCCCGCCGTGCACCACCTCGTGCAGGTGCACTTCGTGCTCGCGGGGTACCTGTTCGCGTGGTCCCTCGTGGGGCCCGACCCGGCGCCCGGGCGCCCCTCGCTCCGCGTCCGTGCGGTCGTCCTCGTGCTCGCCGCCGCGGCGCACGGCATCCTCGCGAAGCTCCTGTACGCGCAGGCGGGCACGCTGCCGCCGGGCGCAGCGCACCCTGCTGCCGAGGCGGAGCAGGCCGCGCAGTGGATGTACTACGGCGGCGACGTCGCCGAGGTGCTGCTCGTGGTGCTGCTGTGCTCGGAGTGGTACCGGCGGGGTGCGCGGGCGGGCACGCGCCCCGCCGGTACCGCTTCCGCGGTCCCCGGGCGGGTGAGGTCGGGGACGGAGGCGGGTGCCGGGCTCAGGCGAGCGGCTGACCGCCCGTGA
- a CDS encoding DUF2243 domain-containing protein, translated as MTAPTPPAETPPGSAPGGSATTRSAPTDRPPQDTRRSLGAGAVIGVGLMAAVDEIVFHQLLGWHHFYDRSTSDVALLSDGVLHAVELVLLVGGFFLVADLQRRRALSRGFLRAGLLIGAGGFQLFDGLVDHKVLRVHQVRYGVDTLPYDLAWNGFGALVLVTGLVLLRRARRRAGAAGR; from the coding sequence GTGACCGCACCGACGCCCCCCGCCGAGACCCCGCCCGGATCCGCGCCCGGCGGGTCCGCCACGACCCGGAGCGCCCCGACGGACCGCCCCCCGCAGGACACCCGACGCTCGCTCGGCGCCGGCGCGGTGATCGGCGTCGGGCTCATGGCGGCGGTCGACGAGATCGTCTTCCACCAGCTCCTCGGCTGGCACCACTTCTACGACCGGTCGACGAGCGACGTCGCGCTGCTCTCGGACGGGGTGCTGCACGCCGTCGAGCTCGTGCTCCTCGTCGGCGGGTTCTTCCTGGTCGCCGACCTCCAGCGCCGTCGCGCGCTCTCCCGCGGGTTCCTGCGGGCGGGCCTCCTGATCGGCGCCGGGGGCTTCCAGCTGTTCGACGGGCTCGTCGACCACAAGGTCCTGCGCGTGCACCAGGTGCGGTACGGCGTCGACACGCTGCCGTACGACCTCGCGTGGAACGGGTTCGGGGCGCTCGTGCTCGTCACGGGGCTCGTGCTGCTCCGCCGGGCCCGTCGCCGCGCCGGCGCCGCGGGCCGGTAG
- a CDS encoding DUF6463 family protein has product MTSPVRPADVLRARAGTLGWWVELVAVGHLVVGSVLFRDVVLDVARAGGWGAVPLRGDRATGFWFLLASPAWWALGRELRAAEERGDRATQRRTGRAVAGLSAAGAVMLPGSPFWVLLALGLTAVRRAAVPDGGLTRRR; this is encoded by the coding sequence ATGACCAGTCCCGTGCGGCCCGCCGACGTCCTCCGCGCACGTGCCGGCACGCTCGGGTGGTGGGTGGAGCTCGTGGCGGTCGGGCACCTCGTCGTCGGGTCGGTGCTGTTCCGGGACGTGGTGCTCGACGTCGCGCGGGCCGGCGGGTGGGGCGCGGTCCCGCTGCGGGGGGACCGCGCCACGGGGTTCTGGTTCCTCCTCGCGTCGCCCGCGTGGTGGGCGCTGGGCCGCGAGCTGCGCGCCGCCGAGGAGCGCGGCGACCGGGCGACGCAGCGCCGCACCGGTCGCGCGGTCGCCGGCCTCAGCGCCGCCGGGGCGGTGATGCTCCCCGGGAGCCCGTTCTGGGTGCTCCTGGCCCTCGGTCTCACGGCCGTGCGGCGCGCCGCCGTGCCGGACGGCGGGCTCACCCGCCGCCGCTGA
- a CDS encoding winged helix DNA-binding domain-containing protein → MARTTTAQVAGPVVTTRALGRATLDRQLLLRRERRDVTDAVRDLLGLQAQVPAVPYLALWSRLDGFTPEDLACPMRRRALVRAPLMRTTIHTVTADDAVALRPLVQPVLERTFASTAWGQRLRGHDLTEAFEVAVRLVEERPRTRAELAGLLAEATPGLDPVSLSWAFSYHVPLVQPTPRGLWGESGASALTTYRAWLDRDAEVGATTVDDVVLRYLRGFGPATVRDVQAWCGLTRLREVVDRLGDRVRHLRGEDGQDLVDVPDGVVPDADVPAPVRFLPEYDNGLLSYADRARVVHPAPHEPLLGGPGGLVGSVLVDGLVRATWALRRRHDAAELEVPRSTPLTPPEAGDVEAEGRRLLAFVAPDVPHAVAFSGGG, encoded by the coding sequence ATGGCGCGCACGACGACGGCGCAGGTCGCCGGTCCGGTCGTCACGACGCGTGCCCTCGGGCGGGCGACGCTCGACCGGCAGCTGCTCCTGCGCCGTGAGCGCCGGGACGTCACGGACGCCGTGCGGGACCTCCTCGGGCTGCAGGCGCAGGTCCCCGCCGTCCCGTACCTCGCGCTGTGGTCGCGGCTCGACGGCTTCACGCCCGAGGACCTCGCCTGCCCGATGCGGCGCCGCGCGCTCGTCCGCGCCCCGCTGATGCGCACGACGATCCACACCGTGACCGCCGACGACGCCGTCGCGCTGCGTCCGCTGGTGCAGCCCGTGCTCGAGCGCACGTTCGCCTCGACGGCATGGGGTCAGCGGCTGCGCGGCCACGACCTCACGGAGGCGTTCGAGGTCGCGGTCAGGCTCGTCGAGGAGCGTCCCCGCACCCGTGCGGAGCTCGCCGGTCTCCTCGCGGAGGCGACGCCCGGTCTCGACCCGGTGAGCCTGTCCTGGGCGTTCAGCTACCACGTGCCGCTCGTCCAGCCGACGCCGCGCGGGCTCTGGGGCGAGAGCGGCGCGTCGGCCCTCACGACGTACCGGGCGTGGCTGGACCGGGACGCCGAGGTGGGCGCGACGACCGTGGACGACGTCGTGCTGCGCTACCTGCGCGGGTTCGGTCCGGCGACGGTGCGCGACGTGCAGGCGTGGTGCGGCCTGACGCGGCTGCGCGAGGTCGTCGACCGGCTCGGTGACCGCGTGCGGCACCTGCGCGGCGAGGACGGCCAGGACCTCGTCGACGTCCCCGACGGCGTCGTGCCGGACGCGGACGTGCCCGCCCCGGTGCGGTTCCTGCCCGAGTACGACAACGGGCTGCTCTCGTACGCCGACCGCGCGCGCGTCGTGCACCCCGCACCGCACGAGCCCCTGCTCGGCGGGCCGGGCGGGCTCGTCGGCTCGGTGCTCGTCGACGGGCTCGTGCGCGCGACGTGGGCGCTGCGGCGCCGGCACGACGCGGCGGAGCTCGAGGTGCCCCGGTCGACGCCGTTGACCCCGCCCGAGGCGGGCGACGTCGAGGCGGAGGGGCGCCGGCTGCTCGCGTTCGTCGCGCCCGACGTGCCGCACGCCGTGGCGTTCAGCGGCGGCGGGTGA
- a CDS encoding alpha/beta fold hydrolase produces the protein MTVPTLPGFTEQLVKASDGVRLHVAVGGSGTPVVLLHGFPQTHLMWRHVAADLAADHTVICPDLRGYGASDKPVDTDGTVYAKRAMAADVVAVARALGHERFALAGHDRGALVAVRAGLDHPGAVTHLAALDVLPTLDTWEVLRGRSASIAFHLYLMAQPPGVAEALIAGAPDAFFGYFLDLWAHDPAAVPADVRAAYLDACRAAVPSIVADYRASAAVDVEHDDADRAAGAVLRMPVAVLQQDWGPELSADAATRWRAWAPDLVHTRVTCGHFMAEESPETVVGALRALLAR, from the coding sequence ATGACCGTCCCCACCCTCCCCGGCTTCACCGAGCAGCTCGTCAAGGCGAGCGACGGCGTCCGCCTGCACGTCGCGGTCGGCGGCTCGGGCACCCCCGTCGTGCTGCTGCACGGGTTCCCGCAGACCCACCTCATGTGGCGGCACGTCGCCGCGGACCTCGCCGCCGACCACACCGTGATCTGCCCGGACCTGCGCGGGTACGGGGCGAGCGACAAGCCGGTCGACACCGACGGCACGGTCTACGCGAAGCGTGCGATGGCCGCGGACGTCGTCGCGGTCGCGCGTGCGCTCGGGCACGAGCGGTTCGCGCTCGCGGGCCACGACCGCGGTGCCCTCGTGGCCGTCCGGGCCGGCCTCGACCACCCCGGCGCCGTGACGCACCTCGCGGCGCTGGACGTCCTGCCCACGCTCGACACGTGGGAGGTGCTGCGCGGGCGGTCGGCGTCCATCGCGTTCCACCTGTACCTCATGGCGCAGCCGCCCGGGGTCGCCGAGGCGCTGATCGCGGGGGCGCCCGACGCGTTCTTCGGGTACTTCCTCGACCTCTGGGCGCACGACCCCGCCGCGGTCCCGGCCGACGTGCGGGCCGCGTACCTCGACGCGTGCCGGGCCGCCGTGCCGTCGATCGTGGCGGACTACCGGGCGTCGGCGGCCGTGGACGTCGAGCACGACGACGCGGACCGGGCGGCGGGCGCCGTGCTGCGCATGCCGGTCGCCGTGCTGCAGCAGGACTGGGGCCCGGAGCTGAGCGCCGACGCGGCGACCCGGTGGCGGGCGTGGGCCCCCGACCTCGTGCACACGCGCGTCACGTGCGGCCACTTCATGGCCGAGGAGTCCCCCGAGACGGTCGTGGGCGCGCTCCGGGCGCTGCTCGCGCGCTGA
- a CDS encoding GNAT family N-acetyltransferase — translation MPGPVAGPVSVEWRGAFTNDEVDALHAEAFAHDPTGEDWHGRLTRLSLGWVLARDDEGLVGFVNVAWDGGAHAFVLDTAVAVRARGGGLGARLVAAAREHAAAAGCAWLHVDFEDALRGFYLDACGFTPTAAGLVRLR, via the coding sequence GTGCCCGGTCCCGTCGCAGGCCCCGTCTCCGTCGAGTGGCGGGGAGCGTTCACGAACGACGAGGTGGACGCCCTGCACGCCGAGGCGTTCGCGCACGACCCGACGGGCGAGGACTGGCACGGCCGGCTGACCCGGCTGAGTCTGGGCTGGGTCCTCGCGCGCGACGACGAGGGGCTCGTCGGCTTCGTCAACGTCGCGTGGGACGGCGGTGCGCACGCCTTCGTGCTCGACACCGCCGTCGCCGTCCGTGCGCGTGGCGGCGGTCTCGGCGCGCGGCTGGTCGCGGCCGCGCGCGAGCACGCCGCCGCCGCGGGCTGCGCGTGGCTGCACGTGGACTTCGAGGACGCGCTGCGGGGCTTCTACCTCGACGCCTGCGGGTTCACCCCGACCGCCGCCGGTCTCGTCCGGCTCCGGTGA